The Streptomonospora litoralis genome window below encodes:
- a CDS encoding prolyl oligopeptidase family serine peptidase: protein MAAPHHGITRDDDPAELLCVVDTVHGMPVADPYRWLEEPDSPATRDWLARREDDFAAAAESWPLRAALAESIRDLVATDLWTPPLRRGARLFATRRPAGDDHPAIVAVEDGGAEQVVFDPQTFDPTGATTLDSWEPSPDGRRVAVQTSTGGTERGALRVLSVETGLPVEEPVEGVRYSNVAWISPGAFYYVRRDDGDGRRGVWLHRVSPTGAEADILVRACTGPRTVPGVRLLGERWLLVTESHGTGHRNDIWIADLAPAEPGNADARPERPQWRTVHAGEEVESHPDLGPDGLLYLRTTLDAARRRICATDPRTPGTAHWREVVAEDPHATLDGFAAVGTARRPELLLARTRLGISRLTAHGADDGRLLRRVELPGEGMVTRLESDGEGGAHLCYADVATQQCVLVLGPGAAGPRPWPEGAQPQPPAVVRRRTMRCRSADGTQVPVTIFSVAGDEAEDGPATASAAPRPTILHAYGGFGRPRQFGFSATVLAWLLAGGRYAVAHVRGGGDLGRDWHLRGARRNKPRSVEDLVAAGEALVAEGVCTRRRLCLSGGSAGGLLVLAAAARRPDLCGAVIASAPLADMARFERMGLGPMWTREFGTAADPQDFAALMSYSPYHRVLQDGAANRPAVLLTGFHGDTRTDAAHPRKMCAALLHARAAGERPALLRYERDVGHGPRAVTKAIELAADAHAFAAAETGLAPPAVSATASGDGGVHRPGREEP from the coding sequence ATGGCCGCGCCGCATCACGGCATCACCCGTGACGACGACCCGGCGGAACTGCTCTGCGTGGTCGACACCGTGCACGGGATGCCCGTCGCCGACCCTTACCGCTGGCTGGAGGAGCCGGACTCCCCCGCCACGCGCGACTGGCTGGCCCGGCGCGAGGACGACTTCGCCGCCGCCGCCGAGAGCTGGCCGCTGCGCGCGGCGCTGGCTGAGAGCATCCGCGACCTGGTGGCGACCGATCTGTGGACACCCCCGCTGCGCCGGGGCGCCCGCCTCTTCGCCACCCGGAGGCCGGCGGGCGACGACCACCCCGCCATCGTCGCCGTGGAGGACGGCGGCGCGGAGCAGGTGGTCTTCGACCCGCAGACCTTCGACCCCACCGGCGCCACCACCCTGGACTCCTGGGAGCCCTCCCCCGACGGCCGCCGTGTCGCGGTGCAGACCTCCACCGGCGGCACCGAACGCGGCGCCTTGCGGGTGCTCTCGGTCGAGACCGGGCTGCCCGTGGAGGAGCCCGTCGAAGGAGTGCGCTACTCCAACGTCGCCTGGATCTCCCCGGGCGCCTTCTACTACGTGCGCCGCGACGACGGCGACGGCCGCCGCGGCGTGTGGCTGCACCGCGTCTCCCCCACCGGTGCGGAGGCGGACATCCTGGTGCGCGCCTGCACCGGCCCACGCACGGTCCCCGGCGTCCGGCTGCTGGGCGAACGCTGGCTGCTGGTCACCGAGAGCCACGGCACCGGGCACCGCAACGACATCTGGATCGCCGACCTTGCGCCTGCGGAACCCGGGAACGCCGATGCACGGCCGGAGCGCCCGCAGTGGCGCACCGTCCACGCCGGCGAGGAGGTGGAGTCCCACCCCGACCTGGGGCCCGACGGCCTGCTGTACCTGCGCACCACGCTGGACGCCGCACGCCGCCGCATCTGCGCCACCGACCCCCGTACTCCCGGCACGGCCCACTGGCGCGAGGTGGTGGCCGAGGACCCGCACGCCACCCTGGACGGTTTCGCGGCGGTCGGCACCGCCCGGCGCCCCGAACTGCTCCTGGCCCGCACGCGGCTGGGCATCAGCAGGCTCACGGCCCACGGCGCCGACGACGGCCGCCTGCTGCGCCGCGTCGAACTGCCCGGCGAGGGCATGGTCACCCGGCTGGAGTCCGACGGGGAGGGCGGCGCGCACCTGTGCTACGCCGACGTGGCCACCCAGCAGTGCGTCCTCGTGCTCGGCCCAGGCGCCGCCGGGCCGCGGCCGTGGCCCGAGGGGGCGCAACCGCAGCCGCCTGCCGTCGTCCGGCGCCGCACCATGCGATGCCGCTCCGCCGACGGCACGCAGGTGCCCGTAACGATCTTCTCCGTCGCCGGCGACGAGGCGGAGGACGGCCCGGCCACCGCCTCCGCCGCGCCCCGGCCGACGATCCTGCACGCCTACGGCGGTTTCGGCCGACCCCGGCAGTTCGGCTTCAGCGCGACGGTGCTGGCCTGGCTGCTGGCCGGGGGCCGCTACGCGGTGGCCCACGTGCGCGGCGGCGGCGACCTCGGCCGCGACTGGCACCTGCGCGGCGCCCGCCGCAACAAGCCGCGCTCGGTCGAGGATCTCGTCGCGGCTGGCGAGGCCCTGGTGGCGGAGGGCGTGTGCACCCGCCGCCGGCTGTGCCTGTCGGGCGGGTCGGCCGGCGGGCTGCTGGTCCTGGCCGCGGCCGCGCGCCGTCCCGACCTGTGCGGAGCCGTCATCGCCTCGGCACCGCTGGCCGACATGGCCCGATTCGAGCGCATGGGCCTCGGTCCGATGTGGACCCGCGAGTTCGGCACCGCGGCCGATCCGCAGGACTTCGCCGCGTTGATGTCCTACTCCCCCTACCACCGCGTTCTGCAGGACGGCGCCGCGAACCGTCCAGCGGTGCTGCTCACCGGTTTCCACGGCGACACGCGCACCGACGCGGCCCATCCGCGCAAGATGTGCGCCGCGCTGCTGCACGCGCGGGCGGCCGGAGAGCGCCCGGCACTGCTGCGCTACGAGCGCGACGTCGGCCACGGGCCGCGGGCGGTGACCAAGGCGATCGAACTTGCCGCCGACGCGCACGCCTTCGCAGCCGCCGAGACCGGCCTCGCGCCCCCGGCGGTGTCGGCGACCGCCTCCGGTGACGGCGGCGTGCACCGGCCGGGACGGGAGGAACCGTGA
- a CDS encoding polyprenol monophosphomannose synthase translates to MPTPVTLPEPWARSKVSVVVPTFNEAENLPVLAERLLGLELPGLRLVVVDDNSPDGTGKVAEEIAAEHNSSERERVAVVHRTAKEGLGRAYVAGMERALQDGAEFVVQMDADLSHPAGYVPQLLGTMLSTGAGVVIGSRYVPGGSLAQEWRPHRRLLSTWANTYVKTILAMPIRDVTAGFKIWRRDALNVLDLPSIQSSGYSFQVEMHYRAFARGQKMVEIPIHFEDRAEGASKMDLAVQLESALRPFRLRAGERRARGG, encoded by the coding sequence ATGCCGACCCCGGTGACCCTGCCCGAGCCGTGGGCGCGGTCCAAGGTCAGTGTCGTCGTGCCGACCTTCAACGAGGCCGAGAACCTGCCGGTGCTGGCCGAGCGGCTGCTCGGTCTGGAGCTGCCCGGGCTGCGGCTGGTCGTCGTCGACGACAACTCCCCCGACGGCACCGGCAAGGTCGCCGAGGAGATCGCGGCCGAGCACAACTCGTCGGAGCGGGAGCGCGTCGCCGTCGTACACCGCACCGCGAAGGAGGGCCTGGGGCGGGCCTACGTGGCGGGGATGGAGCGCGCACTGCAGGACGGCGCCGAATTCGTCGTGCAGATGGATGCCGACCTCAGCCACCCGGCGGGCTACGTGCCGCAGCTTCTGGGCACCATGCTCTCCACCGGAGCGGGCGTCGTGATCGGCAGCCGCTACGTGCCCGGCGGCAGCCTCGCGCAGGAGTGGCGCCCGCACCGGCGGCTGCTCAGCACCTGGGCCAACACCTACGTCAAGACGATCCTGGCCATGCCGATCCGCGACGTCACCGCCGGGTTCAAAATCTGGCGTCGCGATGCGCTGAACGTGCTGGACCTGCCGAGCATCCAGAGCAGCGGCTACAGCTTCCAGGTCGAGATGCACTACCGCGCGTTCGCCCGTGGCCAGAAGATGGTGGAGATCCCCATCCACTTCGAGGACCGGGCCGAGGGGGCCAGCAAGATGGACCTCGCGGTGCAGCTGGAATCGGCATTGCGCCCCTTCAGGCTGCGCGCCGGTGAACGCCGCGCCCGCGGCGGCTGA
- a CDS encoding 4'-phosphopantetheinyl transferase family protein, which produces MTPQPKTCRLWWAAPADASPALLDLLDPAEQQRHARFRLRADRDRYLVAHALARLAVARETGCGPAEVSFTLRCRACERRTEPRPRAEPHGKPVPDGAAAGLEISYSHSGERVLLALARGVALGADVERISAERDTDGLADYCLTPAERRDLERVPAERRTEGFFGYWARKEALLKATGDGISGGLAEVGVSGPFDTAAVVAWDSARAPEHAWLTDLDAGPGYRAALAALSAHPLAIETRDAAELLAPYGPKAAPGRC; this is translated from the coding sequence GTGACCCCCCAGCCAAAGACGTGCCGACTGTGGTGGGCGGCTCCGGCCGACGCCTCCCCCGCGCTGCTCGATCTGCTCGACCCCGCCGAACAGCAGCGCCATGCCCGCTTCCGCCTCCGAGCCGACCGCGACCGCTACCTGGTCGCCCACGCCCTCGCCCGCCTGGCTGTGGCCCGGGAGACCGGATGCGGCCCCGCCGAGGTCTCCTTCACGCTGCGCTGCCGCGCCTGCGAGCGGCGTACCGAGCCGCGACCGCGCGCGGAACCGCACGGCAAGCCGGTCCCCGACGGGGCCGCCGCGGGGCTGGAGATCTCCTACAGCCACTCCGGCGAGCGCGTGCTCCTCGCCCTGGCGCGCGGTGTCGCCCTGGGTGCCGACGTCGAGAGGATCAGCGCCGAGCGCGACACCGACGGCCTCGCCGACTACTGCCTGACCCCCGCGGAACGCAGAGATTTGGAGCGGGTACCCGCCGAGCGGCGCACCGAGGGCTTCTTCGGCTACTGGGCCCGCAAGGAGGCCTTGCTCAAGGCGACGGGCGACGGCATCTCCGGAGGGCTGGCCGAGGTCGGTGTCAGCGGTCCCTTCGACACCGCCGCGGTCGTCGCCTGGGACTCCGCGCGCGCACCCGAGCACGCCTGGCTCACCGACCTCGACGCCGGCCCCGGCTACCGCGCCGCCCTGGCCGCGCTGTCGGCGCACCCGCTGGCCATTGAGACCCGCGACGCGGCGGAACTGCTCGCGCCCTACGGCCCGAAGGCTGCGCCCGGCCGCTGCTGA
- a CDS encoding FAD/NAD(P)-binding protein: MGHAAAKDGGEPVIAFVGGGAGAALAAIALLRATTWLRLNYRVLLIDEYGRFARGRPYGEAGGHCLLESPVKHMSALRDRPCHLMDWARAEQSPLRRAAAGDRAPGGATAVAPGACGPDTLLPRRVYGDYLFDTLAATAEWAAPYTSLHTRAEHAVGVGGDAASAAVVLASGERVRAAAAVVATGDPAAAPPPAVEGAAPEPPGAGLRACACGALTTPAGDRMARLYAVGAVRRGESDCTVPGIRDQAEAVAQHLTDTVLRTPPGQPGVDR, encoded by the coding sequence ATGGGACATGCCGCGGCCAAGGACGGCGGCGAGCCGGTCATCGCGTTCGTGGGCGGCGGAGCGGGTGCGGCGCTCGCCGCGATCGCGCTGCTGCGCGCCACGACGTGGCTGCGCCTGAACTACCGCGTCCTGCTGATCGACGAGTACGGGCGCTTCGCGCGGGGCCGGCCCTACGGCGAAGCCGGCGGCCACTGCCTGCTGGAGAGCCCGGTCAAGCACATGTCCGCGCTGCGCGACCGACCCTGCCACCTGATGGACTGGGCCCGCGCGGAACAGAGCCCGCTGCGCAGGGCCGCTGCCGGCGACCGGGCTCCGGGCGGCGCGACCGCAGTCGCCCCCGGCGCCTGCGGGCCGGACACGCTGCTGCCGCGCCGGGTCTACGGCGACTACCTGTTCGACACTCTGGCCGCGACCGCGGAGTGGGCCGCCCCCTACACCTCGCTGCACACCCGGGCGGAGCACGCGGTCGGCGTCGGCGGCGACGCCGCGAGCGCCGCGGTGGTGCTGGCGTCGGGCGAGCGCGTCCGGGCGGCGGCCGCCGTCGTCGCCACCGGCGATCCCGCCGCGGCACCGCCCCCCGCGGTCGAGGGCGCCGCCCCGGAGCCGCCGGGCGCGGGGCTGCGCGCCTGCGCGTGCGGCGCCCTGACGACGCCGGCGGGCGATCGCATGGCCCGCCTTTACGCCGTGGGGGCGGTACGCCGCGGCGAGTCCGACTGCACCGTGCCCGGCATCCGCGACCAGGCCGAGGCCGTGGCCCAGCACCTCACCGACACCGTGCTGCGCACCCCGCCGGGGCAGCCCGGCGTGGACCGGTGA
- a CDS encoding MFS transporter: MGAADSAATSGGGVAWGSPAARWMLTATVLASGMAFLDSTVVNVALPAIGAELDAGVAGLQWTVNGYMVTLSALILLSGSLSDRFGRVRVFAVGVAWFALASALCSLAPGLGWLIAGRLLQGVGGALLTPGSLAILQAGFRKRDRARAIGAWSGLTGVASAVGPFVGGWLVEIGSWRLIFLINLPLAAAVLLIAWLRVPESRDTEAPERLDYTGALLAMAGLAALTYALIEAGETGFGDWRVLAPAAAGLTALAAFAAVERRSHHPMLPLDIFASSRFTVTNVVTVLMYGSLGPLLFLLVIYLQEVMGYSPVEAGAASLPITALMLALSGQSGRLAERVGPRWQLTIGPLVLGAGLVVLSGLAPGDSYLTGVLPGVLLVGLGLSTAVAPLTATVLASAAERHAGVASGVNNTLARTAQLMGVAAVPVLAGVNGPAGISGGFGPAMLIIAGAAAGAGLLAAALLRRRPRAPASKRMFCGVSGPPLSSCPGSSASEPLRRGPETS; this comes from the coding sequence ATGGGCGCCGCAGACTCCGCCGCGACCTCCGGGGGCGGCGTGGCATGGGGCAGCCCGGCGGCGCGCTGGATGCTGACCGCCACCGTGCTCGCCTCGGGCATGGCCTTCCTCGACTCCACCGTGGTCAACGTGGCGCTGCCCGCGATCGGCGCGGAGCTGGACGCCGGGGTGGCGGGCCTGCAGTGGACCGTCAACGGCTACATGGTCACTCTGTCGGCGCTGATCCTGCTCAGCGGCTCGTTGAGCGACCGGTTCGGGCGGGTACGGGTGTTCGCCGTCGGCGTGGCGTGGTTCGCCCTGGCCTCGGCGCTGTGCTCGCTGGCCCCGGGGCTGGGCTGGCTGATCGCGGGACGGCTGCTGCAGGGGGTGGGCGGCGCGCTGCTGACACCGGGCAGCCTGGCGATCCTGCAGGCCGGCTTCCGCAAGCGGGACCGGGCCCGGGCGATCGGGGCGTGGTCGGGACTGACCGGGGTCGCATCGGCGGTCGGGCCCTTCGTGGGCGGCTGGCTGGTCGAGATCGGGTCCTGGCGGCTCATCTTCCTGATCAACCTCCCGCTCGCGGCGGCGGTGCTGCTGATCGCGTGGCTGCGGGTGCCCGAGTCGCGCGACACCGAGGCACCCGAACGACTGGACTACACGGGCGCGCTGCTGGCCATGGCCGGGCTGGCCGCGCTCACCTATGCGCTGATCGAAGCGGGCGAGACCGGTTTCGGCGACTGGCGGGTGCTGGCGCCCGCGGCCGCGGGGCTCACGGCCCTCGCGGCCTTCGCCGCGGTGGAGCGCCGCAGCCACCATCCCATGCTGCCGCTGGACATCTTCGCCTCCAGCCGGTTCACCGTCACCAACGTCGTCACGGTGTTGATGTACGGCTCGCTGGGCCCGCTGCTGTTCCTGCTGGTCATCTACTTGCAGGAGGTGATGGGCTACTCCCCGGTGGAGGCGGGCGCGGCGTCGCTGCCGATCACGGCGCTGATGCTGGCGCTGTCGGGGCAGTCGGGGCGATTGGCCGAGCGGGTCGGCCCGCGGTGGCAGCTGACGATCGGGCCGCTGGTGCTGGGCGCGGGCCTGGTGGTGCTGTCCGGACTTGCGCCGGGCGACTCCTACCTCACCGGCGTGCTGCCCGGAGTTCTGCTGGTGGGGCTGGGGCTGTCCACGGCCGTCGCGCCGCTGACCGCCACCGTGCTCGCCTCGGCCGCCGAGCGCCACGCGGGAGTGGCCTCGGGGGTGAACAACACCCTGGCGCGCACCGCGCAGCTGATGGGCGTGGCGGCCGTTCCGGTGCTGGCGGGGGTGAACGGGCCCGCCGGGATCTCCGGCGGGTTCGGCCCGGCGATGCTCATCATCGCCGGCGCGGCGGCCGGCGCCGGGCTGCTGGCGGCGGCCCTGCTGCGCCGCAGACCACGGGCGCCTGCCTCGAAGCGGATGTTCTGCGGCGTCTCGGGGCCGCCGCTGTCGTCGTGCCCGGGCTCCTCGGCGAGCGAACCCCTTCGCCGCGGGCCGGAGACGTCCTAG
- a CDS encoding (2Fe-2S)-binding protein translates to MAAEQAPLKAVIDACVPLKFAPLPDVRTASVQSAREHPATEHWYRTDLMVAEGALGPLFNQLVAHHGPDHKLPAATHLLRSLLREPIFLVSAGIYLTRRAALLDERHLWFPWLSTSTFGTPTITSARMAVLPDDPAAGHPDAVVVADEAALDRIAARHLVAAFSPIIDALHEHTRVGLRTLWGWVLDTQHFYMLNPARFLGRDAEDAWARAGALGDSLIEEGAVTRARPRLFPFYEDHPRGTWAVRGTCCFDYKGDPEHGFCTTCPLKCDTDRRAELREWIRNPALAP, encoded by the coding sequence ATGGCCGCTGAGCAGGCCCCGCTGAAGGCGGTGATCGACGCCTGTGTGCCGCTGAAGTTCGCGCCGCTGCCCGACGTCCGCACGGCGAGTGTGCAGTCCGCCCGCGAGCACCCGGCCACCGAGCACTGGTACCGCACCGACCTGATGGTCGCCGAAGGCGCCCTCGGCCCGCTGTTCAACCAGCTCGTCGCCCACCACGGCCCCGACCACAAGCTGCCGGCCGCCACACACCTGCTGCGTTCGCTGCTGCGCGAGCCGATCTTCCTCGTGTCGGCCGGAATCTACCTCACGCGGCGCGCGGCGCTGCTGGACGAGCGGCACCTGTGGTTCCCCTGGCTGTCCACCTCGACGTTCGGCACGCCCACCATCACCAGCGCCCGAATGGCGGTGCTGCCCGACGACCCGGCGGCCGGACATCCCGATGCCGTCGTCGTGGCCGACGAGGCGGCGCTCGACCGTATCGCGGCGCGCCACCTGGTGGCCGCGTTCTCCCCGATCATCGACGCCCTGCACGAGCACACCCGCGTCGGACTGCGGACGCTGTGGGGCTGGGTGCTCGACACCCAGCACTTCTACATGCTCAACCCCGCCCGCTTCCTGGGCCGCGACGCCGAGGACGCCTGGGCGCGCGCGGGCGCGCTGGGCGACTCGCTCATCGAGGAGGGCGCCGTCACTCGGGCGCGCCCGCGCCTGTTCCCCTTCTACGAGGACCACCCGCGAGGCACCTGGGCGGTGCGCGGCACCTGCTGCTTCGACTACAAGGGCGACCCCGAGCACGGCTTCTGCACCACCTGCCCGCTCAAGTGCGACACCGACCGCCGCGCCGAACTCCGGGAGTGGATCCGCAACCCGGCCCTGGCGCCGTAG
- a CDS encoding JmjC domain-containing protein, translating to MTDRLFTETLRAAVGEDLLTTRLSTDVVFADLGAETVRPLLTFEALNDILDRCALEPPRLRLHRQGSPVPASRYTEKGGTSDSDRTVIRPDGLYRELRDGASLVLDAVDRLHPPIREATDDLMRLVRERAQVNLYLIWGDSHGFDTHWDDHDTFVVQIEGTKSWQVHGPGDRPHPMKIDSDHAHSAPEGTVWEGVLSPGHVLHVPRGWWHTVKGTGDVSMHLTFGFTRATGIDWARSVMERLYDVDFFREDLPRFGSAEERNKHRHELIRRLTDIAEQRDVDGFLAEHDSRFPRRQRFSLPWAVDGAAPQAETGVEFVPILPPALEREGDKVAVTVSGKRYRLPAAAEPVLAELSRRPKTTAGRLAEDSGTPLETTAAVLRALVRHHLVLLD from the coding sequence GTGACCGACCGCCTGTTCACCGAGACACTGCGCGCCGCAGTGGGCGAGGACCTCCTCACCACGCGGCTGTCCACCGACGTCGTCTTCGCCGACCTCGGCGCCGAGACCGTCCGCCCGCTGCTGACCTTCGAGGCCCTCAACGACATCCTCGACCGCTGCGCTCTGGAGCCCCCGCGGCTGCGGCTGCACCGGCAGGGCTCCCCGGTGCCCGCTTCCCGCTACACCGAGAAGGGGGGCACCTCCGACTCCGACCGCACGGTGATCCGCCCCGACGGGCTCTACCGGGAACTGCGCGACGGCGCGAGCCTGGTCCTCGACGCCGTCGACCGGCTGCACCCGCCGATCCGGGAGGCCACCGACGACCTGATGCGCCTGGTGCGCGAGCGCGCTCAGGTGAACCTCTACCTGATCTGGGGCGACTCCCACGGCTTCGACACCCACTGGGACGACCACGACACCTTCGTCGTCCAGATCGAGGGCACCAAGTCCTGGCAGGTGCACGGCCCCGGAGACCGCCCGCACCCGATGAAGATCGACTCCGACCACGCCCACTCCGCCCCCGAGGGCACGGTCTGGGAGGGCGTCCTCTCCCCCGGGCACGTGCTGCACGTGCCGCGCGGCTGGTGGCACACCGTCAAGGGGACCGGCGACGTCAGCATGCACCTGACGTTCGGATTCACGCGTGCGACGGGGATCGACTGGGCGCGTTCCGTCATGGAGCGCCTTTACGATGTAGATTTCTTCCGGGAGGACCTGCCGCGGTTCGGGTCCGCAGAAGAGCGGAACAAGCACCGCCACGAGCTGATCCGCCGGCTGACCGACATCGCCGAGCAGCGCGACGTGGACGGCTTCCTCGCCGAGCACGACTCCCGCTTTCCGCGCCGGCAGCGGTTCTCCCTGCCCTGGGCGGTGGACGGCGCGGCACCGCAGGCCGAGACCGGGGTGGAGTTCGTGCCGATCCTGCCCCCGGCGCTGGAGCGCGAGGGCGACAAAGTCGCGGTGACGGTCTCCGGCAAGCGCTACCGGCTGCCCGCGGCGGCCGAGCCGGTACTGGCCGAGCTGTCCCGGCGCCCGAAGACCACGGCGGGCCGCCTGGCCGAGGACTCCGGCACCCCGCTGGAGACCACGGCAGCGGTCCTGCGCGCCCTGGTACGCCACCACCTCGTCCTGCTGGACTGA
- a CDS encoding DUF4352 domain-containing protein, whose translation MDEQRPAAPNDAAPRAEPTDAAEAEPAEPAESAEPASGTAQPPESETPVSGAASSAESSASGAPASAAATIESGPGGSADDAVSGGTQPIRKRRRWPKIAAAVGAATLIAGTGALLYAFGAAPATLGGLAARLPAAESRQQEKPPADGSWGRVGDPVSSGAFEFTVTGVRTGLERVGGAVQGERADGRFVMARVTVRNAGEEATLFTDADQRLVDTGGARHRPDNIAGLRAGNPDRLFSRLGPGERVRGGLIFDVPPGTEPAALRLKDFTSGDAPAVVRLEGWEPASSG comes from the coding sequence GTGGACGAGCAGAGGCCGGCGGCGCCGAACGACGCGGCGCCCCGCGCGGAGCCCACCGACGCTGCGGAGGCCGAGCCCGCGGAGCCGGCGGAGTCGGCGGAGCCTGCGTCCGGCACCGCACAGCCGCCGGAGAGCGAAACGCCCGTCAGCGGCGCGGCATCGTCAGCCGAGTCGTCCGCTTCCGGGGCGCCTGCGAGCGCAGCGGCCACCATCGAGAGCGGTCCCGGCGGCTCCGCCGACGACGCCGTCAGCGGCGGCACCCAGCCCATCCGCAAGCGCCGCCGGTGGCCGAAGATCGCCGCCGCCGTCGGCGCCGCGACCCTGATCGCGGGCACGGGCGCCCTGCTATACGCCTTCGGCGCCGCCCCGGCCACGCTGGGCGGCCTGGCGGCGCGCCTGCCCGCCGCCGAGTCCCGGCAGCAGGAGAAGCCGCCCGCCGACGGCAGCTGGGGCCGGGTCGGCGACCCAGTCTCCTCGGGCGCCTTCGAGTTCACCGTCACCGGCGTACGCACCGGCCTGGAGCGCGTCGGCGGCGCGGTGCAGGGCGAGCGCGCCGACGGGCGTTTCGTGATGGCACGTGTCACCGTGCGGAACGCGGGCGAGGAGGCCACCCTGTTCACCGACGCCGATCAGCGCCTCGTGGACACCGGGGGCGCCCGCCACCGCCCCGACAACATCGCCGGCCTGCGCGCGGGCAACCCGGACCGCCTCTTCAGCCGCCTGGGCCCGGGAGAGCGGGTCCGCGGCGGCCTGATCTTCGACGTCCCCCCGGGCACCGAGCCCGCTGCCCTCCGCCTGAAGGACTTCACCTCGGGCGACGCCCCCGCGGTAGTCCGCCTCGAAGGCTGGGAGCCCGCCTCGTCCGGGTGA
- a CDS encoding DeoR/GlpR family DNA-binding transcription regulator, with protein MADETRPAFAAERRERILELVRANGAMALREIASRVRASEVTVRRDVRALESEGLIDRRRGGAALPGRLGYEQSYSQKSGLAAPEKLAIAAAAARLVEDDDAVVLGAGTTTEALARELVGRQNLTVVTNSLLVAEVLASAPGVEVVMTGGTLRGPIRALVGTAAEQSLAGLRVRQAFVSGNGVTAERGLSTPNPAVASVDRALVNCAQEVVVLADHTKVGADTMVQTVPPEHIAHLITDNHADPEVLMTLEDMGTLVHVAVLEVDRGE; from the coding sequence ATGGCAGACGAGACCAGGCCGGCCTTCGCGGCCGAGCGCCGCGAGCGGATCCTGGAACTGGTGCGGGCCAACGGCGCCATGGCGCTGCGCGAGATCGCCTCCCGGGTGCGCGCCTCGGAGGTCACGGTGCGCCGCGACGTGCGCGCGCTGGAGTCCGAGGGCCTCATCGACCGCCGCCGCGGCGGGGCCGCACTGCCGGGGCGGCTCGGTTACGAGCAGAGCTATTCGCAGAAGTCCGGACTCGCGGCGCCGGAGAAGCTCGCCATCGCCGCGGCCGCGGCGCGGCTGGTCGAGGACGACGACGCCGTGGTGCTGGGCGCGGGCACGACCACCGAGGCGCTGGCGCGCGAGCTGGTGGGGCGCCAGAACCTCACCGTGGTGACCAACTCCCTGCTGGTCGCCGAAGTGCTGGCCTCGGCACCGGGTGTCGAGGTGGTGATGACCGGCGGCACCCTGCGCGGGCCCATAAGAGCGCTGGTGGGCACCGCCGCCGAGCAGTCGCTGGCCGGCCTGCGGGTGCGCCAGGCGTTCGTATCGGGCAACGGCGTCACCGCCGAACGCGGGCTGAGCACCCCGAACCCGGCGGTGGCCAGTGTCGACCGCGCACTGGTGAACTGCGCCCAGGAGGTCGTGGTGCTGGCCGACCACACGAAGGTCGGCGCCGACACCATGGTCCAGACCGTGCCCCCCGAGCACATCGCCCATCTCATCACCGACAACCACGCCGACCCCGAGGTGCTGATGACACTGGAGGATATGGGCACCCTGGTGCACGTGGCGGTGCTGGAGGTCGACCGCGGCGAATAG